Proteins co-encoded in one Malus sylvestris chromosome 7, drMalSylv7.2, whole genome shotgun sequence genomic window:
- the LOC126630373 gene encoding peroxidase P7-like produces the protein MASSYSFMAIVTLSFLIVHVDVVKSDGLSTTYYASSCPKFFPTVKSIVESAIRKEARMGASLLRLFFHDCFVNGCDGSVLLDDAPNFIGEKNVPPNKNSSRGFEVIDEVKSAVEKVCPGTVSCADIVATVARDSVVMLGGPSWGIQLGRKDARATNPVVTNVSIPTARANLKELILRFSGIALNKRDLVALSGAHTLGQAQCHNFRKRIYNETNIDTDLAQQRRSKCPKAKGSGDHHLAPIDAQTPIVFDNSHYKNLVQKKGLLHSDQQLFSGGKTDSIVREYSEHQESFFNDFVSAMIKMGTINPLIGPAGEIRLNCRRINPIV, from the exons ATGGCTTCCTCTTACTCCTTCATGGCCATTGTGACCTTGTCTTTCCTAATCGTGCACGTTGACGTAGTGAAAAGTGATGGACTCTCAACAACTTATTATGCATCATCTTGCCCAAAGTTCTTCCCTACTGTGAAATCCATAGTCGAATCCGCAATAAGAAAAGAGGCTCGAATGGGAGCCTCTCTCCTCCGCCTCTTCTTCCATGACTGTTTTGTTAAT GGATGTGATGGGTCGGTGCTCCTGGATGATGCGCCTAACTTTATTGGAGAGAAAAATGTACCTCCTAATAAGAATTCTTCAAGGGGATTTGAAGTCATTGATGAAGTCAAGTCTGCAGTAGAGAAAGTGTGCCCCGGCACCGTATCATGTGCTGACATAGTGGCCACTGTTGCTAGAGACTCTGTTGTCATG CTTGGCGGGCCAAGTTGGGGCATTCAACTGGGAAGAAAAGACGCTAGGGCTACAAACCCAGTTGTTACTAATGTCAGCATACCCACCGCAAGGGCTAACCTAAAGGAGCTCATCCTTAGATTCAGTGGTATTGCACTCAACAAGAGGGACTTGGTTGCTCTATCTG GAGCTCATACACTTGGGCAAGCACAATGCCACAACTTCAGAAAGCGGATATACAATGAAACCAACATAGACACAGATCTAGCACAACAAAGAAGATCAAAATGCCCTAAAGCCAAAGGCTCAGGGGATCATCATTTGGCTCCGATTGATGCTCAAACCCCGATAGTGTTCGACAACAGCCACTACAAAAACCTTGTCCAGAAAAAAGGACTCCTCCATTCCGATCAGCAGTTGTTCAGTGGAGGCAAAACTGACTCCATCGTACGTGAGTATAGTGAACACCAGGAATCCTTCTTTAACGACTTTGTGTCAGCAATGATCAAGATGGGAACCATCAACCCCCTCATTGGACCGGCTGGCGAGATTAGATTGAATTGCAGGAGGATTAACCCCATCGTTTGA